The Deltaproteobacteria bacterium genomic sequence TTGATCGAGACTTGCAGAGTCGCTCTGTCCCGACCCGACCAGCGGCAGTAACGAGGTAGGATCCTTCTGTTCCAGGTGCCGTGCAAGTTTGGCCTCTCGAATCTTCATCGCATTAATATTGCCTCGCACGGTATTGATTTCACCGTTGTGACAAAGAGTCCGAAAGGGCTGCGCCAACTCCCAAGCTGGAAGTGTATTGGTGCTGAATCGAGAATGCACCAAGGCAAGTGCTGTCTCGGCCAAAGGATGCTGAAGATCGAGAAAGTACGTGGCCAAATCTTTCGGCAGCATCAACCCTTTATAGACGATGATCTTTGTAGAAAGACTGGAGACGTAGAATTGCGTGACTACCTTCCCAGTCTTTGGATCTCTTGTTCCGTTGAACCGTCGCAACTGTTTTTCAATTATCCGGCGAAAAAAATAGAGCTCATGCTCAAACTCAGCGGGGGTTCTCTTTTCACGGGCAATGAACACCTGAAACGTTACCGGCTCCAAATCTCGCGCGTGTTCGCCTAAAACCTCCGAAGCCACCGGCACCTGGCGCCAGAACAAAATCCGAAGCCCTTTGTCTTGTGCAAGCTTACTAAAAGCCTGCCGACACCGCCGACTTTCAGCCTCTTCCGACGAAGTGAACAACATACCAACCGCATAGTCGCCTTCGTTGGGCAAATCAGAAAGCTCAGGAAGTGAACGAAAAAAAATATCGGGTATTTGCAGCAGAATACCAGCGCCATCGCTAGTACGACCGTCGCTCCCTTGGGCGCCTCGATGCGAAAGTCGAGTTAAAATCCTTAATGCCGTCAGGAGAAGGCGGTGGGAACGCTGTCCACGCGAGTTCGCAACAAGACCAATACCACAAGCGTCTTTTTCATATAAAGATTGATAAAGACCACTTGAATATTCACCCACTGGTTCCGTCATATTTTTCCATCAAAAGGTTGATATAGAAAACGAAGCTAAAAAATCAGCGAAGTGGCACCCATCGGACTCGTACTTCTCTGGCTCGTACTTCTCTGGCTCGTACTTCTCTGCCTCGTACTTCTCTGCCTCGTACTTCTCTGCCTCGTACTTCTCTGGCTCGTACTTCTCTGGCCCAACCATCCCTGACATTTTCCGTGGCTCGGAATAAAAAATACCAAGTACTATTGAGATTGCTGAAATCCCGTCTCTAACATTCATTCATTTGCCGAATTGTTTAGACGCGGAATTTTAATTTTCTGCTGGCAATTGTCAATGACAATTGCCAGAACTGATTTCTCTTTTGAAGAACTAAAATTCAATTCTGAAGGAAACATAAATGACCCCAGAGAATCCAATTTCCTCCGGCGATACAGCTTGGCTACTGATGGCATCCGGCCTTGTTCTATTAATGACACCAGGACTCGCGCTGTTTTACGGCGGCATGGTTCGCGAGCGAAACCTTTTATCGACAATGTTTCAAAGTTTCATTTCTATGGCCTTAATCAGCGTGCTTTGGATCGTATTCGGCTTCAGCCTTGCCTTTGGCGATAGTCTTGGAATCGTCGG encodes the following:
- a CDS encoding pentapeptide repeat-containing protein, which codes for MFFHQKVDIENEAKKSAKWHPSDSYFSGSYFSGSYFSASYFSASYFSASYFSGSYFSGPTIPDIFRGSE